The Lolium rigidum isolate FL_2022 chromosome 1, APGP_CSIRO_Lrig_0.1, whole genome shotgun sequence region AATGTAGCACGTGATGCGATTTTTACTTTAAAGCGTATGAATCACGTCGTAATCGCAAGTAcccgaaacaaaacaaaaaaagacaaCCCTGCATCTTCATCTTATAACATATAGCCTATGGCTACTAGAATGCTAATGAAATTGACTGAATCTACTAGTAGTTGTTCCTTGATAAAATGCCAAGGCAGTTCTTCAGTGCAGTAAGACATCCAGTTCAGAAGTAGAGCAATTCGCATCCCAGCACAGCTGGAGTTCATTATGAACTCTGAGACTTAAAAGAGTAATTTCCTTACACCATTTAAGCTTAAGAGCAGATTAAATATGAGTTGGGCGGTTAGAGGCTTAGAGCTATACATAGACCGTGTAAAATTGCACAGATGCAACCCAGTCTTTTGTGTTATTTCACTATTTGCACCAACGTATCTTAATTGGTCATAATTTACTCGTACAATACAAACATTTTAAGTTTTACAACTTACAACAACAGGCTTGGTATCTCTGGCATCCCTCTTAGGTGAGGATTCTTCAAAACCAGACCAAAATTTAGGGGGGCAGTCTACACCAACCACCAACACCCTCATTCGGCATGATCATCTACTACAGGTTGGTTGTTCAAGAACAATGCGTCTCTTTTCTTGGGGAAACCAGGCGGCTCCATACCTGGGCCTCTATACTTCAGCTCCGGAGTGGCTCTAAGCCCAGGCTCGGACGAAACAGGTCGATATGGAATACCGGATGCCCCTGCATATCTAGTAGGGGACACATACCTTCTCGGAGCAGTTCTTAGCGCCCCACCACGTAGGTCCACGGCCCTGGTAGTGTCAGCGTAGCCCCGGTCGGTAGATCTGGTGGTGGCATCCGCATAGCTTCTATCACTGGCTCTTGTCGTGCCATCCGCATAGCTCCGATCAGCAGCTCTTGTTGTGCTATCCGCGAACGCTCGTTCGCTAGCTGGATGATTCAAAATGCTCCCTGTAGGGGCAGATACCGAGGTGTTGAACGTCTCCTCCGGTGTCCACCCCAACGAGTCCTTCTTCTTCACATACACTTGCCAGATGCCGATCAAGAAGAGGAGGAAAAGCAGGGCCGGGCCGCTCCACACAACAGCATTGCTCTCTGGCTTGTACACTGGGAAGTTGGACCGGTAGATGCCAATGTAACCATCCCCAAGCCCCAGGATCACAAGCTTTTCCCGGTCCGCAGCGATAAGAGGCTTCCCAGATGGCATCACGGCTGACATCGCAGCGGTAGAACCCGCAAACATGGACTTGATATCCCTAATGGCAGTGTTGAACAGCGGCCGGGGCGCGCCAACCCTCCCGTAGTACTGCGAGGAGGTGTTGTACACCATGATCTTATCCTGGCTGGCCACCAGGAGATAACCTTTGATGGTTTGTATGGCAACAGGGCTGTCGACCTCGGCCTTCTTCACCGCCCGGACCCGGCACTTGAGGTTGGCAACATCGCCGAGCAGCAGGACATGCACGAGATCACCGGCGTCGGTGAAGCCGTAGGCCTTGAAGCGTTCGGCGGGGTCGAAGGAGTATGACTTGAGGCGGGAGCCATTGAGCGCTTCTGCAAGGCCCTCGCAGGGCGTCTCGCGGACGGTCATGGAGCGGAGGTCGAGGGAGGCGGCGCCGGCGTCGGTGAGGAAGAGCAGGCGCTGCTTGACGAAGGCGAGCGGCgtggaggcggcgatggcggtgCCGTAGAGCGTGCCGTTCTCGGTGAAGACGCGGATGCGGCGGCCCGCGTCGCTGGAGAGCACGTAGCGGGACCGCCCCGCGTGGTGCGCCTCGAGGTGCAGCACGGGCGCGCCGTCGAGGCCGCGCACGAggacgcgggaggaggcggcgagggcGAGGGTGAGCCAGTCGTCGCCGTGCGGGGAGGACTCCGTGAGGCGGTGCGCCGCGATGGAGCCGTCCGCGTGGCCCGCGAAGAGGAGGCAGTCCGCGCGGCGCGGGGAGAGGTACGCGAGCAGGGCGGTCACCGGGGAGGGGGGCGCCGGGGAGTCCCCGGCGCTGAGCTCGAGCAGCGCGTCCCCCGCCGCGGAGAAGACGAAGACGCGGCCGAGGGAGTCGCCCACGGCGAAGTACTTGGTGAGCCCGTCGGCGTCCTcgtagggcagcgcggcctgcgCCGCCGCGTGCGCGCCGTCCCCGAGCCGCACCGCCGCCACGAAGCTGAACCGCTCGGACCAGACCGGCCGGCGCTTCGTGACGGCCACCCGCTGCGGGGCCAGCTGGTCCGGAGCTCCCGGTGCCGCCGGGGCGTcggcggagaagggctgccgcggcGGCGGGGGGTCCGGCTCCGCGGATCTAGCGAGCGCGGATTCCAGCGCGCGGACGGACCTGGCGAGCGAGTCCGCGACCT contains the following coding sequences:
- the LOC124683772 gene encoding uncharacterized membrane protein At1g75140-like encodes the protein MAHRATAALLLILLAVAAASAAAESEVVVQAPETTKTARELAGMLERLEEVADSLARSVRALESALARSAEPDPPPPRQPFSADAPAAPGAPDQLAPQRVAVTKRRPVWSERFSFVAAVRLGDGAHAAAQAALPYEDADGLTKYFAVGDSLGRVFVFSAAGDALLELSAGDSPAPPSPVTALLAYLSPRRADCLLFAGHADGSIAAHRLTESSPHGDDWLTLALAASSRVLVRGLDGAPVLHLEAHHAGRSRYVLSSDAGRRIRVFTENGTLYGTAIAASTPLAFVKQRLLFLTDAGAASLDLRSMTVRETPCEGLAEALNGSRLKSYSFDPAERFKAYGFTDAGDLVHVLLLGDVANLKCRVRAVKKAEVDSPVAIQTIKGYLLVASQDKIMVYNTSSQYYGRVGAPRPLFNTAIRDIKSMFAGSTAAMSAVMPSGKPLIAADREKLVILGLGDGYIGIYRSNFPVYKPESNAVVWSGPALLFLLFLIGIWQVYVKKKDSLGWTPEETFNTSVSAPTGSILNHPASERAFADSTTRAADRSYADGTTRASDRSYADATTRSTDRGYADTTRAVDLRGGALRTAPRRYVSPTRYAGASGIPYRPVSSEPGLRATPELKYRGPGMEPPGFPKKRDALFLNNQPVVDDHAE